One window of Caldisericaceae bacterium genomic DNA carries:
- a CDS encoding rhomboid family intramembrane serine protease has product MLPLKDTQPTKTFPFITILLILANSLIFFDVYSNAQSSVSPSQYLASFYYKYGFVPSRLFPLNNPSTLLTFITSLFLHGSFMHLAGNMLFLWIFGNNVEDYFGHLYFTIFYLISGIFATFFQTFTMGLSSNVPIIGASGAIAGIMGAYFLLYPRSRIKTLIFIVFFITLVDIPAPVYLLIWLLMQLYEGFTSFGAASGVAFFAHIGGFLFGYLYTLILRKSKKTYYV; this is encoded by the coding sequence ATGCTTCCTCTTAAAGATACACAACCAACTAAAACATTTCCCTTTATTACTATTTTATTAATTTTAGCAAACTCCTTAATATTCTTTGATGTGTATTCTAATGCTCAGTCAAGTGTATCTCCCTCTCAATATCTTGCTTCTTTTTACTATAAATACGGTTTTGTTCCTTCAAGGCTTTTCCCTTTGAACAATCCATCAACACTACTTACCTTTATTACTTCACTATTTTTACATGGTAGCTTTATGCACCTTGCGGGTAATATGCTTTTTTTGTGGATTTTTGGAAACAACGTGGAAGATTACTTTGGGCATCTCTACTTCACTATTTTTTATTTGATTTCTGGAATTTTTGCTACTTTTTTTCAAACTTTTACAATGGGGCTTTCTTCTAATGTTCCGATCATTGGTGCAAGTGGGGCAATTGCAGGTATCATGGGTGCGTATTTCTTGCTTTATCCAAGGTCTCGTATAAAAACACTTATTTTTATAGTATTCTTTATTACACTTGTAGATATCCCTGCACCAGTATATTTACTTATCTGGTTATTGATGCAATTGTATGAAGGCTTTACAAGTTTTGGTGCAGCAAGTGGTGTTGCCTTTTTCGCCCATATTGGCGGCTTTTTGTTCGGTTATCTATATACTTTAATTTTGCGTAAAAGTAAAAAAACCTATTATGTTTGA
- the grpE gene encoding nucleotide exchange factor GrpE: MSKNEEKKDKNVVSGEEISEPKVEESTQKAEGNELEKRVKQMEELLKEKDDENFNLKMENIKLKEKLRQEGEIFERETKRRILLERIKIFKEFLEILDNIERAFATLEGDSEQLKGILLIKEQLDKFLKSFGVREMDVENKPFNPNICDVGEVVETDERSPNTVIKTLRKGYYIGDDILRTAVVSVAVPKNKNSNSENQK, encoded by the coding sequence ATGAGTAAAAATGAAGAAAAGAAAGATAAAAATGTCGTTAGTGGTGAGGAAATCTCTGAGCCTAAAGTAGAGGAAAGCACTCAAAAAGCTGAAGGAAACGAGCTTGAGAAAAGGGTTAAACAAATGGAAGAGCTTTTAAAAGAGAAAGATGACGAAAATTTTAATTTAAAAATGGAAAACATTAAGCTAAAAGAAAAGTTAAGACAAGAAGGCGAAATTTTTGAAAGAGAAACGAAAAGAAGGATTTTGTTAGAGCGAATAAAAATATTTAAAGAGTTTTTAGAGATTTTAGATAACATTGAAAGAGCTTTTGCAACATTAGAAGGAGACTCGGAACAGTTGAAAGGGATACTACTTATCAAGGAACAACTTGATAAGTTTTTAAAATCGTTCGGTGTAAGAGAAATGGATGTTGAAAATAAACCTTTTAATCCTAATATTTGCGATGTTGGGGAAGTAGTAGAAACCGATGAACGTTCACCAAATACGGTTATTAAAACACTACGAAAAGGCTATTATATTGGTGACGATATTCTTAGAACAGCAGTTGTAAGCGTTGCTGTTCCTAAAAATAAAAATTCAAATTCTGAAAATCAAAAATAA
- the pyk gene encoding pyruvate kinase, whose product MKQRILEGKTKVVVTLGPSSSSKEILREFFRLGVDVFRLNFSHGSFEEHLERINIIRELEEEFGTKVSILQDLQGPKIRLETFKDGLAILKEGSQFILSKTSVLGDDKTASLTYPEVLEDVKVGDEVYINDGLVKLKVLAKKEDHVITEVMQGGEVSDHKGVNFPHSRIQIKAITEKDLSDLKFGIENGVDIVALSFVRSKNDVAELRNYMQRFGRLLPIVSKVEKWEAIENFPEILSESDAVMVARGDLGVEVPVRKVPLLQKELIKLSNDKGVPVITATQMLASMTEEQFPTRAEVTDVANAIFDGSDAVMLSNETASGKYPVLALSMMRSIIKEVENSKFFSISIKNLDPEFYESNLQEVLAKSVKDITSQFKINLIIVATESGKTARLISKYKPNVPILALTPKEEALRLLNLKWGVFSYLVKPFSSVDEILDYAPKIALELGILSVGQSYLIACGTHTGVSGTTNLIKIDKV is encoded by the coding sequence GTGAAGCAAAGAATTTTAGAAGGCAAGACTAAAGTAGTTGTAACTCTAGGTCCTTCCTCATCCTCGAAAGAAATACTTAGAGAATTTTTTAGATTGGGAGTTGATGTTTTTAGGCTGAATTTTTCTCATGGAAGCTTTGAAGAACATTTAGAAAGAATAAATATCATAAGAGAATTAGAAGAGGAATTTGGTACAAAAGTTTCTATCCTCCAAGACCTTCAAGGGCCTAAAATACGCTTGGAAACATTCAAAGATGGTCTTGCTATCTTAAAAGAGGGTTCGCAATTTATTTTATCGAAAACTAGTGTTTTAGGCGACGATAAAACCGCAAGCTTGACGTATCCTGAGGTTTTGGAAGATGTCAAAGTAGGTGATGAGGTCTATATAAATGATGGCTTAGTTAAGTTAAAGGTTTTAGCAAAAAAAGAAGACCATGTAATTACAGAAGTTATGCAGGGAGGAGAAGTTTCAGACCATAAGGGAGTGAATTTTCCCCATTCAAGAATTCAGATAAAAGCAATTACAGAAAAAGACTTATCCGATCTTAAATTTGGTATAGAAAATGGTGTAGATATAGTTGCTCTTTCTTTTGTGCGATCAAAAAACGATGTTGCTGAGTTGAGAAATTATATGCAACGGTTTGGACGTTTACTACCCATAGTTTCAAAAGTCGAAAAATGGGAGGCAATAGAAAATTTTCCTGAAATACTCAGCGAATCAGATGCAGTAATGGTTGCGCGTGGTGATTTGGGTGTTGAAGTCCCTGTTAGAAAAGTGCCGTTGTTACAAAAAGAATTAATAAAACTCTCCAATGATAAAGGAGTGCCTGTTATCACTGCAACACAAATGCTTGCCTCAATGACTGAAGAGCAATTTCCAACAAGAGCCGAAGTTACTGATGTTGCGAATGCAATCTTTGATGGAAGTGATGCCGTTATGCTTTCAAATGAAACGGCATCAGGTAAGTATCCTGTCTTGGCTTTATCGATGATGAGAAGTATTATTAAAGAGGTAGAAAATAGTAAATTTTTTTCTATAAGTATTAAGAACCTTGACCCCGAATTTTATGAAAGTAATCTTCAAGAAGTTTTAGCAAAATCTGTTAAGGATATTACAAGTCAATTTAAAATTAATTTAATCATTGTTGCAACAGAAAGTGGTAAGACTGCAAGATTAATATCAAAGTATAAACCAAATGTTCCCATTCTTGCTTTGACCCCTAAGGAAGAGGCACTAAGATTGTTAAATTTAAAATGGGGAGTTTTCTCCTACCTTGTTAAACCTTTTTCTTCTGTGGATGAAATTCTTGATTATGCTCCTAAGATTGCATTGGAGCTTGGAATTCTTTCAGTTGGTCAAAGTTATTTAATTGCCTGTGGTACACATACAGGAGTTTCTGGAACAACAAACCTTATAAAGATAGATAAAGTTTAG
- a CDS encoding DUF4097 domain-containing protein gives MNEDIYKRIEEMFSKGKITEQEKERLIKAFLQTEKQFSGVNEIEIRLKTSDIELEGVSDLYDINFEEGYLNITKENQKLILKSPLSEPKMIKILIPFKINIRLKGISSDIKISNILGHVEVQSVSSDIELNNISESVLVSVISGDIKASNIFGKADINTKSGDILVKSSKLNAFLKTYSGDISCIDSEFDSSRFSSFKGDISYENCLFKNENLANTYFGDIKLEKCPNSFSVLGNTVLGEIKGTLQKLNEKDVLKVETKFGDVLKED, from the coding sequence GTGAATGAAGATATTTATAAAAGAATTGAAGAAATGTTTTCTAAAGGAAAAATTACTGAACAAGAAAAAGAACGTTTGATTAAGGCTTTTCTTCAAACTGAAAAGCAGTTTAGCGGTGTAAACGAGATTGAAATTCGATTAAAAACTTCTGATATAGAGTTAGAAGGAGTTAGTGACCTCTATGATATAAATTTTGAAGAAGGATATTTAAACATTACAAAAGAAAATCAAAAACTTATCCTTAAGTCTCCACTTAGCGAACCTAAAATGATAAAAATTTTAATTCCATTTAAAATAAATATAAGATTAAAGGGTATTAGTTCGGATATAAAAATTTCAAATATATTAGGCCATGTTGAAGTGCAATCTGTTAGTTCTGATATTGAACTTAATAATATTTCTGAATCAGTATTGGTTTCAGTTATTTCAGGTGATATTAAGGCTTCTAATATTTTTGGGAAGGCAGATATAAACACAAAAAGTGGCGATATTCTTGTTAAGAGTTCTAAATTAAATGCTTTTTTAAAGACTTATTCTGGAGATATAAGTTGTATTGATTCGGAATTTGATAGTTCTCGTTTTAGTTCCTTTAAAGGAGATATCAGTTATGAAAATTGCCTATTTAAAAATGAAAATTTAGCTAATACATATTTTGGTGATATCAAGTTAGAAAAATGCCCAAATAGTTTTAGTGTGTTAGGGAATACTGTTTTAGGCGAAATAAAGGGTACATTGCAAAAACTAAACGAGAAAGATGTTCTAAAGGTCGAGACGAAGTTTGGTGATGTATTGAAGGAAGATTAA
- a CDS encoding S-methyl-5'-thioadenosine phosphorylase, producing MEYQAEFGVFGGSGFYSFLDNIKEIKVETPYGPPSDLIAVGEYKGKSVAFLPRHGKLHQYPPHKIPYRANLWAFKELGVKRIIAPTAVGSLQTDYKVGDFVVTDQFVDFTSGRDCTFYEGPITTHISLAEPYCPELRSIAINGLKELGVRFHETGTVVVVQGPRFSTKAESMFFTKSGFHIINMTQYPEVVLARELEMCYVNISVVTDYDVGIVAEGSVEPVSQEIVLKKFNENIGTLKELIKYIIENTPHERHCGCKDALKNARLAE from the coding sequence ATGGAATATCAGGCTGAATTTGGAGTTTTTGGGGGTTCAGGTTTTTACTCATTCTTAGATAATATTAAAGAGATAAAAGTCGAGACACCATACGGTCCGCCATCTGATCTTATCGCAGTTGGTGAATATAAAGGTAAAAGTGTTGCTTTCTTACCAAGACATGGAAAACTACATCAGTATCCTCCTCATAAGATTCCTTATAGAGCAAATTTATGGGCTTTTAAAGAGCTTGGAGTTAAAAGGATTATTGCACCAACTGCAGTGGGAAGTTTGCAAACTGATTACAAGGTTGGAGATTTTGTTGTTACCGATCAATTCGTTGATTTTACAAGTGGAAGAGACTGCACGTTTTACGAAGGGCCAATAACAACACATATTAGTCTTGCAGAGCCATATTGTCCTGAACTTAGGAGTATCGCAATTAATGGCCTCAAAGAACTTGGTGTAAGGTTTCATGAGACTGGGACAGTTGTCGTTGTGCAAGGCCCAAGGTTTTCAACTAAGGCAGAATCAATGTTTTTTACCAAATCAGGTTTTCACATTATAAACATGACTCAGTACCCCGAGGTTGTCCTTGCAAGAGAACTTGAAATGTGTTATGTTAATATATCTGTTGTTACAGATTACGATGTAGGTATAGTTGCTGAAGGTAGTGTTGAACCAGTTTCTCAAGAAATTGTTTTGAAAAAATTTAATGAAAACATCGGAACTTTAAAAGAGCTCATTAAATACATTATAGAGAACACCCCACATGAACGCCATTGCGGTTGTAAAGATGCATTGAAGAATGCTCGTCTTGCGGAATAA
- a CDS encoding DUF2089 domain-containing protein, with translation MKKKIISICPICGNPLTITELKCNHCGTVIQGSFEFDRFMSLDDEDREFLIEFLKSRGNIKEVQARLDISYPTAKARLDKLLKNLNLFEESSQNEMSKEEILSKIEKGEITVDEAIKLLGGEKSE, from the coding sequence ATGAAAAAGAAAATAATTAGTATTTGCCCCATTTGTGGCAATCCTTTAACCATAACTGAACTTAAGTGTAATCATTGTGGCACTGTTATTCAAGGTTCTTTTGAGTTTGATAGGTTTATGTCTTTAGATGATGAGGATAGAGAGTTTTTAATTGAATTTTTAAAATCCAGGGGAAACATAAAAGAAGTTCAAGCAAGACTTGATATTTCATATCCGACTGCAAAAGCAAGACTTGATAAACTTCTTAAAAATCTCAATTTGTTTGAGGAATCCAGTCAAAATGAAATGAGTAAGGAAGAAATTCTTTCAAAAATTGAAAAAGGGGAAATCACAGTTGATGAAGCAATTAAATTGTTAGGAGGTGAAAAAAGTGAATGA
- the dnaJ gene encoding molecular chaperone DnaJ — protein sequence MANKDYYEILGVSKNATQDEIKKKYRELVIKYHPDLNKNNPDAAKKMAEINEAYEVLSDPEKRRQYDQFGAVGANVGGFGASYGPSYGFGEDLFSDIEDILRNFGFGGFGFEGTRERNIRGEDIQVEIKIPFKEAILGVKKVIQVNRKDTCPVCKGTGAEPGSGATTCPTCHGTGVVTKRQRTPFGEFVVQTTCPTCHGSGNVIKEKCHNCGGTGVVDTTSKIEITIPPNTEDGSVIRVRGYGNKVPSGGVAGDLYVRVVVENDPRFIREGNKIYYIAHISVPEAVLGTKIKVPLIEGGDESVEIQAGTQNGTELTIKGSIISRKKYDYIVKVIVDIPTRITSEEAMYYEKLKEISEAKNFRRQD from the coding sequence ATGGCAAATAAAGATTATTATGAAATTCTTGGGGTTTCTAAAAACGCAACCCAAGATGAAATTAAGAAAAAATACAGGGAATTGGTGATAAAGTATCACCCCGACCTTAATAAGAATAATCCTGATGCTGCCAAAAAAATGGCAGAAATTAACGAAGCATATGAGGTATTAAGTGATCCTGAAAAAAGAAGGCAGTACGACCAGTTTGGGGCTGTAGGAGCAAATGTAGGTGGGTTTGGTGCTTCCTACGGCCCTTCTTACGGATTTGGCGAAGATCTTTTTTCTGATATCGAAGATATTTTGAGGAATTTTGGATTCGGAGGTTTTGGATTTGAAGGGACAAGAGAACGCAATATAAGAGGAGAAGATATTCAAGTAGAAATTAAAATACCTTTTAAAGAAGCTATTTTAGGAGTTAAAAAAGTAATTCAAGTAAACAGAAAAGATACTTGTCCTGTTTGTAAAGGCACGGGTGCTGAACCTGGAAGTGGTGCAACCACATGTCCTACATGTCATGGAACAGGTGTAGTTACAAAAAGGCAGAGGACTCCCTTTGGAGAATTTGTTGTTCAAACTACATGTCCTACTTGTCATGGAAGTGGCAATGTCATTAAAGAAAAGTGCCATAATTGTGGTGGCACAGGAGTTGTAGATACTACATCTAAAATTGAGATCACTATACCGCCAAATACTGAGGATGGAAGTGTTATAAGAGTAAGAGGTTATGGAAATAAAGTTCCTTCGGGTGGAGTTGCAGGAGATTTATACGTTCGTGTTGTAGTAGAAAATGATCCAAGGTTTATAAGGGAAGGTAATAAAATTTACTATATTGCACATATCTCTGTTCCTGAAGCCGTGCTTGGCACAAAGATAAAAGTTCCGCTTATTGAAGGTGGTGATGAGTCGGTTGAAATTCAAGCTGGTACTCAGAATGGCACTGAATTGACAATAAAAGGGTCGATTATTTCAAGAAAAAAATACGATTATATTGTGAAAGTTATAGTTGATATACCAACAAGAATCACTAGTGAAGAGGCAATGTACTACGAGAAATTAAAGGAGATAAGTGAAGCAAAGAATTTTAGAAGGCAAGACTAA
- the dnaK gene encoding molecular chaperone DnaK has product MGRIIGIDLGTSNSAAAVMIGGKPNIIPAAEGPSVAGKTVPSVIAFTKDGQVLVGEPARRQATINPEGTITGIKRKMGTKEKITIFGKEYTPEQISAFILQKIKKDAEAFLGEKVEKAVITVPAYFNDDQRQATKNAGEIAGLEVVRLVNEPTAAAFAYGLDRADKELKILVFDFGGGTLDVTIMDFGGGVFQVRSTAGNTKLGGRDMDEALVNYILEEFKKDSGIDLRNDNMAMVRIREAAEKAKIELSSVLETQINLPFITADATGPKHLVMNITRAKLEALVEPIIKECAGPMEQAIRDAGLTPSQIDKVILVGGPTKMPIVQKFVADYIGKQPERGIDPMECVAMGAAIQAGIIEGEVKNVVLVDVVPLSLGIETLGGIFTKMIERNTAIPTSKTQVFTTAADNQTSVEVHILQGERPLAKDNLSLGRFVLDGIPPAPRGVPQIEVTYAVDENGILHVTAKDLATGKEQKITVTNSNKLSKEEVERMKSEAEKFAEADKKRAEEIEVKNSGDTLVYSGRKFLKDYGDKINPNDKTTLENELNELEKYVKEDNIEMIKSKMDAVNQLMSRIGQDMYKQSGGNTGGQTPS; this is encoded by the coding sequence ATGGGAAGAATTATTGGAATTGATCTTGGAACAAGTAACTCCGCTGCAGCAGTTATGATAGGTGGTAAACCCAATATTATCCCTGCAGCAGAAGGTCCAAGTGTAGCCGGTAAAACTGTTCCTTCAGTTATTGCTTTTACAAAAGATGGTCAGGTTCTTGTAGGAGAACCTGCAAGAAGACAGGCAACAATCAACCCGGAGGGCACTATTACTGGCATAAAGAGAAAAATGGGAACCAAAGAAAAGATTACAATTTTTGGTAAGGAATACACACCAGAGCAGATTTCTGCTTTTATCCTTCAAAAGATCAAAAAAGATGCGGAAGCGTTTTTAGGTGAAAAGGTTGAGAAAGCTGTTATTACGGTTCCCGCGTATTTCAATGATGACCAAAGACAGGCAACAAAAAATGCTGGAGAAATTGCAGGACTTGAAGTGGTGCGTCTTGTAAACGAACCCACTGCAGCAGCTTTTGCTTACGGGCTTGATAGAGCTGATAAAGAGCTTAAGATTCTTGTTTTTGATTTTGGTGGTGGAACACTCGATGTTACCATTATGGATTTTGGGGGAGGTGTTTTCCAGGTTCGATCAACTGCTGGCAACACAAAACTCGGTGGTCGTGATATGGATGAAGCTTTGGTTAACTACATCCTTGAAGAGTTCAAAAAGGATTCTGGTATTGATTTAAGAAATGACAATATGGCAATGGTAAGGATTAGGGAAGCGGCAGAAAAAGCAAAGATCGAGTTATCATCGGTCCTTGAAACTCAAATCAATTTACCTTTTATTACAGCCGATGCAACTGGACCAAAGCATCTTGTTATGAATATTACAAGGGCAAAATTAGAGGCACTTGTTGAACCTATTATAAAAGAATGCGCAGGACCAATGGAACAAGCAATTAGAGATGCTGGTTTAACTCCTTCCCAAATTGATAAGGTTATTCTTGTTGGCGGCCCTACCAAGATGCCTATTGTGCAGAAGTTTGTTGCTGACTATATTGGAAAACAACCTGAAAGAGGAATCGACCCGATGGAATGTGTAGCAATGGGTGCTGCAATACAAGCAGGTATAATTGAAGGAGAAGTTAAAAACGTTGTGCTTGTTGATGTAGTTCCACTCTCTCTTGGTATTGAAACTCTTGGAGGTATATTCACTAAAATGATTGAGAGAAATACTGCCATTCCTACTTCAAAAACACAGGTATTTACTACAGCTGCCGACAACCAAACAAGTGTAGAAGTCCATATTTTACAAGGTGAACGTCCTCTTGCAAAAGATAATCTATCGTTAGGAAGATTTGTTCTTGACGGTATTCCACCTGCGCCTCGTGGTGTGCCTCAGATTGAAGTTACGTATGCAGTTGACGAAAATGGGATTTTACACGTTACTGCAAAAGATCTTGCTACAGGCAAAGAACAGAAAATTACTGTGACTAACTCTAATAAACTATCAAAAGAAGAGGTTGAGAGAATGAAAAGTGAAGCAGAAAAGTTTGCAGAGGCAGACAAAAAGAGAGCAGAAGAAATTGAGGTCAAAAATAGTGGTGATACCCTCGTATATTCTGGAAGAAAATTCCTTAAAGATTATGGAGATAAAATTAATCCTAACGATAAGACAACACTCGAAAACGAATTGAATGAACTTGAAAAATACGTAAAGGAAGATAATATAGAAATGATTAAATCCAAGATGGATGCCGTTAACCAGTTAATGTCGAGGATTGGTCAAGATATGTATAAGCAGAGTGGAGGAAATACAGGAGGACAGACCCCAAGTTAG